A genome region from Musa acuminata AAA Group cultivar baxijiao chromosome BXJ3-5, Cavendish_Baxijiao_AAA, whole genome shotgun sequence includes the following:
- the LOC135637673 gene encoding GATA transcription factor 5-like: protein MEAPKTSLLQQQQPQQQGSHGVSDEDVAWAVGNGNFWGEEFSVDDLLNLEFIENEKGAEEGEEAEHKGTEDSNSGSPSPSSSSSLSFQPLSEISLPAHDAEELEWVSLIIDDSLPEFSSCPGVVPLPSAPRSPDETETQAESRRAYTIEGGSSVSPTVCVLSTEAVVPVRAKRSKRSRTAAGCWSVSRPLPFAESSSDSITTTTSSSCASSFSSPALSFHRVTDHISAAGERGILLCGSLPPDKQQKPNKRGRKPKSPPSAAASNERRCTHCGAQKTPQWRAGPLGPKTLCNACGVRFKSGRLLPEYRPACSPTFVSHVHSNCHRKVLEMRRKKQAAAAPPVTPFSTRSTGPAEPVDLYVM, encoded by the exons ATGGAGGCCCCGAAGACTTCTTTGctacagcagcagcagccgcagcaGCAGGGGAGTCACGGGGTTTCGGACGAGGATGTGGCTTGGGCTGTGGGAAATGGGAACTTTTGGGGGGAGGAGTTCTCCGTTGACGACCTCCTTAACCTTGAGTTCATCGAGAACGAGAAGGGAGCAGAGGAGGGGGAGGAAGCGGAGCACAAGGGAACCGAGGACTCCAACTCCGGCTcgccttctccttcctcctcttcgtcgCTTTCTTTCCAGCCTCTCTCCGAAATCAGTCTCCCG GCGCACGACGCGGAAGAGTTGGAATGGGTTTCTCTCATCATCGACGACTCCCTTCCGGAGTTCTCGTCGTGCCCGGGCGTCGTTCCCTTGCCTTCGGCTCCTCGAAGCCCAGACGAAACGGAGACCCAGGCCGAGAGCCGCCGCGCTTACACCATCGAAGGTGGCTCGTCTGTGAGCCCAACCGTCTGCGTCCTCTCCACCGAAGCCGTGGTGCCGGTCAGGGCCAAGCGGAGCAAGCGCTCCCGGACAGCCGCAGGCTGCTGGTCCGTGTCAAGGCCGCTCCCTTTCGCAGAATCTTCCTCCGACTCGATCACCACCACAACCTCCTCCTCTTGCGCGTCCTCTTTCTCGTCTCCCGCTCTATCTTTCCACCGAGTAACCGACCACATTTCGGCCGCGGGCGAGAGAGGCATCCTCCTTTGCGGCAGCCTGCCACCGGACAAGCAGCAGAAACCCAACAAGCGCGGCCGAAAGCCCAAGTCACCGCCGTCCGCAGCTGCCTCCAACGAGCGTCGCTGCACCCACTGCGGCGCCCAGAAGACGCCGCAGTGGAGGGCCGGCCCGCTCGGCCCCAAGACCCTCTGCAACGCCTGCGGGGTCCGGTTCAAGTCCGGCCGCCTCCTCCCGGAGTACCGCCCGGCGTGCAGCCCCACGTTCGTCAGCCACGTCCACTCTAACTGCCACCGCAAGGTCCTCGAGATGCGCCGGAAAAAGCAGGCAGCGGCGGCTCCGCCTGTCACCCCCTTCTCGACCCGTTCCACTGGCCCGGCCGAGCCGGTTGACTTATACGTTATGTAG
- the LOC135637672 gene encoding SH3 domain-containing protein 2-like has protein sequence MEAIRKQASKFREQVARQQQAVFKQFGGGGYGSSDSIFSDAAEYQQHQKLENLYISTRAAKHFQRDIVRGVEGYIVTGSKQVEIGNKLSDDSRKYGVENTCTSGNTLSKAALCYARARAQMENERGNLLKALGSQVAEPLRAMVMGAPLEDARHLAQRYDRVRQEAEAQAIEVSKRQIKVRETVGSGDNISKLEAAEAKLQELKSNMAVLGKEAVAAMTAVEAQQQRLTLQRLIAMVESERTYHQKVLQILEQLEAEMLSERQRIEASPSPASENFMPPPPSYEEANGMFTNSTVDGLTESVEYFLAEVIHSYQAETDVELNLSVGDYVVVRKLSNNGWAEGECKGKAGWFPSVYIERRERVLASKIVQIL, from the exons ATGGAGGCTATTAGGAAGCAGGCCTCCAAATTCAGGGAGCAGGTCGCCAGGCAGCAGCAG GCTGTTTTCAAGCAATTTGGAGGTGGTGGATATGGAAGTTCTGATAGTATATTTTCAGATGCAGCAGAATATCAGCAGCACCAAAAATTAGAAAATCTTTACATATCAACTCGAGCTGCCAAG CATTTTCAAAGGGATATAGTGCGTGGTGTGGAAGGATATATCGTCACAGGATCCAAACAAGTTGAAATAG GCAATAAATTATCTGATGATAGTAGGAAATATGGTGTTGAGAACACCTGCACTAGTGGGAATACACTATCGAAAGCTGCTTTATGTTATGCGAGAGCTCGTGCACAAATGGAGAATGAGCGCGGCAATCTACTGAAAGCTCTTGGTTCCCAG GTTGCAGAACCACTAAGAGCCATGGTAATGGGTGCTCCATTGGAAGATGCTCGACACCTTGCCCAAAGATATGATAGGGTGCGCCAGGAAGCTGAAGCTCAG GCAATTGAAGTTTCAAAGCGCCAAATTAAAGTAAGAGAAACTGTTGGCAGTGGTGATAACATTTCAAAGCTAGAAGCTGCTGAAGCCAAGCTACAAGAACTAAAATCTAATATGGCAGTATTGGGTAAGGAAGCTGTTGCAGCAATGACTGCTGTGGAAGCCCAACAACAAAGATTAACCTTACAGCGGCTTATTGCTATG GTCGAATCAGAGCGCACTTACCATCAGAAGGTCCTACAAATTCTTGAACAACTTGAAGCAGAG ATGCTATCTGAGCGTCAAAGAATTGAAGCATCTCCAAGTCCAGCCTCAGAAAACTTTATGCCGCCTCCACCATCATACGAAGAAGCCAATGGCATGTTTACAAACTCAACTGTCGATGGATTAACAGAATCTGTGGAATACTTTTTagctgag GTAATTCATTCATATCAGGCTGAGACAGATGTGGAGCTTAATCTTTCTGTTGGCGACTATGTTGTTGTACGTAAG CTATCAAACAATGGTTGGGCGGAAGGTGAATGCAAAGGAAAAGCAGGTTGGTTCCCTTCTGTATACATTGAAAGGCGGGAGCGTGTGCTCGCAAGTAAGATCGTTCAAATTCTGTAA